From Shewanella yunxiaonensis, the proteins below share one genomic window:
- the proB gene encoding glutamate 5-kinase, protein MNANSKQRIVLKVGSALIAPERQGCSSRYLLAIAQFIVRCRAKGLQVILVSSGSIAAGAHRFPINARENSTSPAALMALKKAMAAAGQTEMMATWDKFFDFPTAQILLTHADLRDRERYLSIRETISTLLDHDILPIVNENDTVTTDALKVGDNDNLSAMVAAAADARSLVICSDIDGLFDKNPHLNADAKLLPEVTKIDASIYAMAGGSHSDVGTGGMLTKIQAAEKAVSHGIDTYIVNGFKEASFNELLAGKNPGTLFRGSATPMLERLHWFTHTVRAQGEVIIAAADELHSAEDCANLSSDEVLDVKGNFSEGDTILLRSDDGTRLAKARSNYSSRLLKFIAKQDDSKLMDSFTHERSLIAPQDIALLSPKANPMEETS, encoded by the coding sequence ATGAACGCCAACAGCAAACAACGTATTGTGCTCAAAGTCGGCAGTGCCCTGATCGCACCTGAGCGACAGGGCTGTAGTTCCCGTTACCTGCTGGCAATTGCCCAGTTTATCGTGCGCTGTCGCGCCAAGGGACTGCAGGTTATTTTAGTGTCATCCGGCTCTATCGCCGCCGGCGCCCATCGTTTTCCGATTAATGCTAGAGAAAATAGCACCAGTCCTGCAGCGCTGATGGCACTGAAAAAAGCGATGGCTGCCGCAGGACAGACGGAGATGATGGCAACCTGGGACAAATTCTTCGATTTCCCGACAGCGCAAATCCTGTTAACCCATGCCGATCTGCGCGATCGGGAGCGGTACCTCAGCATTCGTGAGACCATCAGCACCCTGCTAGACCACGACATTTTACCCATCGTCAATGAAAACGACACGGTGACCACCGATGCGCTAAAAGTGGGCGACAACGATAACCTGTCAGCCATGGTGGCAGCCGCCGCCGATGCCCGCAGTTTAGTGATCTGTTCGGATATTGATGGTCTCTTCGACAAAAATCCTCACCTCAATGCCGATGCCAAACTGCTCCCGGAAGTGACCAAAATTGACGCTAGTATCTATGCCATGGCCGGGGGGAGTCACAGCGATGTGGGCACCGGTGGCATGCTGACCAAGATCCAGGCCGCGGAGAAAGCTGTCTCTCACGGTATCGACACCTATATTGTCAACGGTTTCAAAGAAGCCAGCTTTAACGAACTGCTGGCCGGGAAGAATCCCGGCACCCTGTTTCGCGGTTCCGCCACGCCAATGCTGGAACGCCTGCACTGGTTTACCCACACCGTTCGCGCCCAGGGTGAGGTCATCATTGCGGCGGCTGATGAGCTTCATTCCGCCGAAGACTGTGCCAATTTATCCAGTGATGAAGTGTTAGATGTTAAAGGCAATTTTTCGGAAGGCGATACCATCTTACTGCGCAGTGACGATGGCACACGGCTGGCGAAAGCACGCAGCAATTACAGTAGCCGTTTATTGAAATTTATCGCCAAGCAGGACGATTCCAAACTGATGGACAGTTTTACTCACGAGCGCAGCCTTATCGCGCCGCAGGATATCGCCCTGCTGTCTCCCAAGGCCAACCCGATGGAGGAAACATCATGA
- the putP gene encoding sodium/proline symporter PutP — MDYSTYIALAIYFLVMLAIGLFAYRNSTDDISGYILGGRKVSPQVTALSAGASDMSGWMLMGLPGAMFVQGFNTIWIALGLLIGALFNYLLVAPRLRVYTVEADDALTLPDFFSKRFGLNNGPVRMISAAVIILFFTLYTSSGLVAGGKLFETAFHLNYQMGLFVTVGVVVAYTLLGGFLAVSMTDFVQGCIMFVALVLVPYVAYEQFDSSKDMLLNARSTIDSLSDAMSHISLLTIVSSLAWGLGYFGQPHIIVRFMAIRSVKDIKIARNIGMCWMLVTIIGALATGLVGVAYVHKFGLALKDPETIFIVFSQILFHPLITGFLLAAILAAVMSTISSQLLVSSSSLTEDVYRAMFHQDIDEKKLVNIGRIGVVAVAAVATLLAMDRSSSILDLVSNAWAGFGAAFGPLVLFSLFWHKMNHTAAVSSIVAGAVTVLFWIYAPVLPDGKTLSSVIYEIVPGFLVSSATIILVSHFGKDPSKAVQKTFHATNEKLQELI; from the coding sequence ATGGATTATTCAACATATATTGCGTTGGCCATCTATTTTTTGGTCATGTTAGCGATAGGCCTGTTTGCCTACCGAAATTCCACTGATGATATTTCCGGATACATTCTTGGCGGCCGAAAAGTCAGCCCACAGGTAACGGCATTATCCGCTGGCGCCTCTGATATGAGTGGCTGGATGTTAATGGGCTTACCCGGCGCCATGTTTGTCCAAGGATTTAACACTATTTGGATCGCCCTCGGACTGCTGATTGGGGCGTTATTCAATTATTTGCTGGTGGCGCCTCGCTTGCGGGTCTATACCGTGGAAGCAGATGACGCCCTTACCTTGCCGGATTTTTTCAGTAAACGTTTTGGCCTGAATAATGGCCCAGTGCGAATGATCTCCGCCGCAGTTATTATTCTGTTCTTTACTTTGTATACCTCATCCGGTCTGGTGGCCGGAGGCAAGCTGTTTGAAACCGCGTTCCATCTGAACTATCAAATGGGGCTATTTGTAACCGTCGGCGTGGTGGTGGCTTATACGCTGTTAGGTGGCTTTCTGGCGGTGAGTATGACCGACTTTGTGCAGGGTTGTATCATGTTTGTCGCGTTGGTACTGGTGCCTTATGTCGCCTACGAACAGTTTGATAGCAGCAAAGATATGTTGCTCAATGCCCGCAGCACCATCGACTCTTTGTCAGACGCCATGAGTCACATCAGTTTGCTGACTATCGTTTCCAGTCTGGCATGGGGACTCGGCTATTTTGGTCAGCCGCACATCATTGTGCGCTTTATGGCGATCCGCTCGGTCAAGGATATTAAAATTGCCCGCAATATCGGTATGTGCTGGATGCTGGTTACCATTATCGGAGCCTTGGCAACCGGGCTGGTAGGTGTGGCTTATGTGCATAAATTCGGACTGGCGCTGAAAGATCCAGAAACTATTTTTATCGTCTTTTCGCAGATCCTATTCCATCCGCTGATCACGGGTTTTCTGCTGGCGGCGATTCTGGCTGCAGTGATGAGTACCATTTCCAGCCAGTTGCTGGTGTCGTCGAGCTCATTGACCGAAGATGTGTATCGCGCCATGTTCCATCAGGACATTGACGAGAAAAAGCTGGTCAACATCGGCCGCATTGGGGTAGTGGCGGTTGCTGCGGTAGCGACCCTGCTGGCGATGGATCGTTCTAGCAGTATTCTGGATCTGGTGAGTAACGCCTGGGCTGGTTTTGGTGCGGCGTTCGGCCCGCTGGTGCTGTTCAGCCTGTTCTGGCACAAGATGAATCACACCGCCGCAGTCTCCAGTATTGTCGCCGGGGCCGTAACCGTGCTGTTCTGGATTTACGCGCCAGTATTGCCAGATGGCAAAACCCTCTCCAGCGTGATTTATGAAATTGTGCCAGGATTTTTAGTCAGCTCCGCCACCATCATTCTGGTGAGCCATTTCGGTAAAGATCCGTCCAAAGCGGTACAAAAGACGTTTCACGCCACCAATGAAAAACTTCAGGAACTCATATAG
- a CDS encoding metalloregulator ArsR/SmtB family transcription factor, which produces MEPSVFFKAMADDTRLCCLLLIQQQGELCVCELTAALAQSQPKVSRHLAQLRNQGILQDRRQGQWVFYRFDESLPAWCRQVLAATLAENQPLLVEPVTRLHAMNWRPERCCASAKCSS; this is translated from the coding sequence ATGGAACCAAGCGTATTTTTTAAGGCGATGGCGGATGATACCCGGTTGTGCTGTCTGCTGCTGATCCAGCAGCAAGGGGAGCTATGTGTCTGTGAGTTAACTGCGGCATTGGCGCAGAGTCAGCCCAAGGTCTCCCGCCACCTGGCGCAATTGCGGAATCAGGGAATTTTGCAGGATCGCCGTCAAGGGCAGTGGGTGTTTTATCGTTTTGATGAATCCTTGCCCGCTTGGTGTCGGCAGGTGCTGGCCGCGACTTTAGCAGAGAATCAGCCATTACTGGTTGAGCCGGTTACGAGGTTGCATGCCATGAACTGGCGGCCTGAGCGCTGCTGTGCGTCAGCGAAATGCAGCAGCTGA
- a CDS encoding permease: protein MFAIFTAFADWLVYGVLSLNPHSRLGEALHFFVEDTVKIFVLLLLMIYVIALLRASLNVEKVRDYLAGKNRVTGYLLGSAFGAVTPFCSCSSIPAFLGFTSAGIPVGITMAFLITSPLINEVAVLLLVGLLGWQFTVVYVLVGMLVGIVSGAFLDAIHAERWLQSFAAKALQRGQQQTSCGANSQIPQRLGWQQRHDFAAAETKEIVGRVWKWVFIGVGLGAALHGFVPDGWVENHLGQGQWWSVPLAVLIGVPLYSNVTGIVPVMESLLQNGLPVGTTLAFCMATVAASFPEFVLLKQVMQWRLLASVFGILLLAFTLIGWLFNLIGPVL, encoded by the coding sequence ATGTTTGCAATCTTCACCGCCTTCGCAGATTGGTTGGTTTACGGCGTGCTGTCACTGAACCCTCACAGTCGTCTTGGCGAAGCGCTGCACTTTTTTGTTGAAGACACCGTCAAGATCTTTGTGTTGTTGTTGTTGATGATCTACGTGATTGCCTTGCTGCGCGCGTCGCTGAATGTCGAAAAAGTCCGCGATTATCTCGCCGGTAAAAATCGTGTTACCGGCTATCTGTTAGGTTCGGCTTTTGGTGCCGTCACGCCTTTTTGTTCCTGTTCCAGTATTCCGGCCTTTCTTGGCTTCACCTCCGCCGGTATCCCGGTGGGGATCACCATGGCGTTTCTCATTACCTCACCGCTGATCAACGAAGTGGCAGTACTGTTGCTGGTGGGACTACTGGGTTGGCAATTCACTGTGGTGTATGTGCTGGTGGGGATGCTGGTGGGTATCGTTTCCGGTGCATTTTTGGATGCAATTCATGCCGAGCGCTGGTTACAGTCGTTTGCGGCGAAAGCCTTGCAGCGGGGCCAACAGCAAACCAGTTGCGGAGCTAACTCACAAATACCGCAGCGGCTGGGCTGGCAGCAACGTCACGACTTTGCTGCCGCGGAGACCAAAGAGATTGTCGGTCGAGTCTGGAAATGGGTGTTTATCGGTGTCGGACTCGGCGCGGCGTTACACGGTTTTGTACCGGACGGCTGGGTGGAAAATCATCTGGGGCAGGGCCAATGGTGGTCAGTGCCGCTGGCGGTGTTAATAGGTGTGCCGCTGTATTCCAACGTCACCGGGATTGTGCCGGTGATGGAAAGCTTGCTGCAAAACGGTTTACCGGTCGGGACTACTTTGGCGTTTTGCATGGCGACCGTCGCCGCCAGTTTCCCGGAATTTGTGTTACTGAAACAGGTGATGCAGTGGCGTTTATTAGCCAGTGTGTTTGGCATCTTGCTATTGGCATTCACGCTGATCGGTTGGTTATTTAATCTGATAGGACCTGTGCTTTAA
- a CDS encoding thioredoxin family protein: MKNIIVLGSGCTKCVKTAELIAETVKEQGVDATVTKETNPEVIMGYGVMSTPAVVIDEQVVHSGSMPQKAQIEAWLTK; encoded by the coding sequence ATGAAAAATATCATTGTGTTAGGAAGTGGTTGTACTAAATGTGTCAAAACCGCAGAACTGATTGCTGAAACAGTGAAAGAACAGGGGGTTGATGCCACAGTCACTAAAGAAACTAACCCGGAAGTGATTATGGGTTATGGCGTGATGAGTACGCCTGCAGTCGTGATTGATGAGCAAGTGGTGCACAGCGGTTCTATGCCTCAAAAAGCGCAGATTGAAGCCTGGTTGACTAAATAA
- a CDS encoding ArsJ-associated glyceraldehyde-3-phosphate dehydrogenase, translating into MTIRVGINGFGRIGRLVLRAAWEWPELEFVQINDPAGSAATLAHLLEFDSVHGRWRRQIGVNGEQIQIDGKTIAVTANKAIADTDWSGCDVVIEASGKMRSKALLQAYLQQGVKRVVVTAPVKEDGVLNVVMGVNQQLFDPALHTIVTAASCTTNCLAPVVKVIHEKLGIRHGSMTTIHDLTNTQTILDAPHKDLRRARACGESLIPTTTGSATAITHIFPELKGKLNGHAVRVPLANASLTDCVFELQRPTTEAEVNQLLRAAAEGELKGILGYEERPLVSVDYRTDPRSSIIDALSTMVINGTQLKLYCWYDNEWGYANRTAELALLVGRADSGAAD; encoded by the coding sequence ATGACGATCCGTGTAGGAATTAATGGCTTTGGCCGAATTGGACGACTGGTATTGCGAGCCGCCTGGGAATGGCCCGAGTTGGAGTTTGTGCAGATAAACGATCCCGCTGGCAGTGCGGCTACGTTGGCTCATCTGCTGGAGTTTGATTCTGTGCACGGTCGCTGGCGGCGGCAGATTGGTGTCAATGGCGAGCAGATACAGATCGATGGTAAAACCATTGCTGTTACCGCCAACAAGGCCATTGCCGATACCGATTGGTCCGGCTGTGATGTCGTGATTGAAGCTTCGGGTAAAATGCGCAGCAAGGCGCTACTGCAAGCTTACCTGCAACAAGGGGTAAAGCGGGTAGTGGTCACCGCACCGGTAAAAGAGGACGGGGTGCTCAATGTCGTGATGGGGGTAAACCAGCAGCTGTTTGATCCTGCCCTGCATACCATCGTCACCGCGGCTTCCTGTACCACCAACTGTCTGGCACCGGTCGTTAAAGTGATCCACGAGAAGCTGGGGATCCGTCATGGTTCAATGACAACCATCCACGATTTGACTAACACGCAGACCATTCTTGATGCGCCGCACAAGGATCTGCGTCGTGCCCGTGCTTGCGGTGAGAGTTTGATCCCGACCACCACGGGTAGCGCCACCGCGATCACCCATATCTTTCCGGAACTCAAGGGGAAACTTAACGGCCATGCCGTAAGAGTGCCTTTAGCCAATGCTTCGCTGACCGATTGCGTGTTTGAACTACAACGGCCAACCACGGAAGCCGAGGTCAATCAGCTGCTGCGCGCAGCGGCTGAAGGGGAACTTAAAGGTATTCTCGGTTATGAAGAGCGGCCTTTGGTGTCAGTCGATTATCGCACCGATCCACGCTCCAGCATCATCGATGCTTTGTCCACTATGGTGATCAACGGTACTCAACTGAAGTTGTACTGTTGGTATGACAATGAATGGGGCTATGCCAACCGTACCGCCGAACTGGCGTTATTGGTAGGTCGGGCTGACAGTGGAGCTGCCGATTAA
- the arsJ gene encoding organoarsenical effux MFS transporter ArsJ has product MTFVSPALRQYLIITGNYWAFTLTDGALRMLVVLYFNDLGYSALSIAMLFLFYEFFGVVTNLVGGWLGARIGLNRTMNIGLGVQIISLAMLLVPAAWLTVPWVMLAQAMSGIAKDLNKMSAKSAVKTLVSGADAQGRLYRYVALLTGSKNTLKGVGFFLGGALLTLLGFEGAVMVMTLALLVVWQMSLILLRQDLGKAKNKPKFRDIFSKSRPVNILSAARLCLFASRDVWFVVAVPVYLSSYLGWDNWLVGSFLASWVIAYGIVQALAPMLTGAVKGSAENIPGRTAAVGWVALLMALPAMIALTLQSGGDPHWWLLGGLWLFGAVFAVNSSLHSFLIVHYASEDGVSLDVGFYYMANAAGRLLGTVLSGLLYQQYGLNACLWFSSGLLLLTFIISFALPEK; this is encoded by the coding sequence ATGACTTTTGTGAGTCCGGCGCTGCGACAGTATTTGATCATCACCGGTAATTATTGGGCGTTTACCCTTACCGATGGCGCACTGCGCATGCTGGTAGTGCTGTATTTCAATGACTTGGGGTACAGCGCCCTGTCCATTGCCATGCTGTTTCTGTTTTACGAGTTTTTTGGGGTAGTGACCAATCTGGTCGGCGGCTGGCTCGGCGCCCGCATTGGCCTCAATCGCACCATGAATATCGGCCTCGGCGTCCAGATCATTTCACTGGCGATGTTACTGGTGCCTGCTGCCTGGTTGACTGTACCTTGGGTGATGCTGGCACAGGCCATGTCCGGCATTGCCAAAGATCTCAATAAAATGAGTGCCAAGAGTGCGGTAAAAACACTGGTGTCTGGCGCAGATGCTCAAGGTCGGCTTTATCGTTATGTGGCGCTGCTGACTGGCTCGAAGAACACGCTCAAGGGCGTAGGCTTTTTTCTCGGCGGTGCACTGCTGACGTTGCTGGGTTTTGAAGGTGCCGTGATGGTGATGACGCTGGCACTGCTGGTTGTCTGGCAGATGTCGCTGATCTTATTGCGGCAGGATTTGGGCAAGGCGAAGAACAAGCCAAAATTTCGCGATATTTTTTCAAAAAGTCGCCCGGTGAATATCCTGTCTGCGGCACGCTTGTGTTTATTTGCGTCCCGTGATGTGTGGTTTGTGGTGGCGGTGCCGGTTTATCTCAGTAGTTATCTGGGTTGGGATAACTGGCTAGTCGGCTCTTTTCTGGCGAGCTGGGTCATCGCTTATGGCATCGTACAGGCGTTGGCTCCGATGCTGACGGGAGCCGTGAAAGGCTCGGCCGAAAACATTCCAGGCCGTACTGCGGCGGTGGGCTGGGTGGCATTGTTGATGGCGTTACCCGCGATGATTGCGCTGACGTTGCAATCCGGCGGCGACCCTCACTGGTGGTTACTCGGGGGCTTGTGGCTATTCGGTGCGGTGTTTGCGGTGAACTCCTCGCTGCACAGTTTTCTGATTGTGCATTACGCCAGTGAAGATGGCGTGTCGCTGGATGTCGGCTTCTACTACATGGCGAATGCGGCCGGGCGTTTGCTGGGTACCGTGCTTTCCGGTTTGTTGTATCAGCAATATGGGTTGAATGCGTGTTTGTGGTTCAGCAGTGGTCTGTTATTGCTGACATTTATCATCTCGTTTGCGTTACCGGAAAAGTAA
- a CDS encoding MBL fold metallo-hydrolase RNA specificity domain-containing protein, translating into MTMTLQCLGATGEVTGSCHLVELNGVQLLLDCGLIQGGKKDELRNHEPFSFNPKTLGAVLLSHAHIDHSGRLPLLMKRGYDGPIYTHKATAELCAFMLRDAASLQQRKVERDNEKREKDDLPVLEPLYTEADVEAVMQHFVPLEYDVSFEPIPGVKVCYRDAGHILGSAMLELWLNDGKQQKKIVFSGDLGRAGMPLLQDPSLIDEADLVLMESTYGDRCHRSWEDTLEELKAIFAKAISESHGNILIPAFSVGRSQELLYLFHLYAKEWDLGRWQICLDSPMAIEATKVYVRNYPLMDDDFRRLVQLQPGNHPLLSNVQFVQSTEESMALNEIHRGLIIIAGSGMCNGGRIRSHLAHNLFRPECDIIICGFQALGTPGRLLVDGATELTVHGNTVPVNALIHTVGGLSAHADQQELLGWYRHFKQTPPVILVHGEPQAQETFQQVLRQADPSPQVVIANMGDKVDLSALPTLTWLS; encoded by the coding sequence ATGACCATGACGCTGCAATGCCTGGGAGCTACCGGCGAAGTTACCGGTTCCTGCCACCTGGTGGAACTGAATGGCGTGCAACTACTGCTGGATTGCGGTTTGATCCAAGGCGGGAAAAAAGATGAATTGCGTAATCATGAGCCATTCTCTTTTAACCCGAAAACCCTTGGTGCGGTGTTGCTCAGCCATGCCCACATCGATCACTCTGGTCGTTTACCCTTGTTGATGAAGCGAGGGTACGACGGTCCCATTTATACCCATAAAGCCACCGCAGAACTCTGCGCCTTCATGTTGCGAGATGCCGCATCGCTGCAGCAGCGGAAAGTTGAACGTGACAATGAAAAGCGTGAAAAGGATGATTTGCCTGTATTGGAGCCGCTATATACCGAAGCGGATGTCGAAGCTGTCATGCAGCATTTTGTGCCACTGGAATATGATGTGTCATTTGAGCCCATCCCAGGGGTGAAAGTGTGTTATCGCGATGCCGGGCATATCCTTGGCTCAGCGATGCTGGAACTGTGGCTTAATGATGGGAAGCAACAGAAAAAAATTGTGTTCAGTGGCGATCTTGGCCGTGCTGGCATGCCACTATTACAGGACCCAAGCCTGATAGATGAGGCTGATTTAGTGCTAATGGAAAGCACTTATGGCGATCGTTGTCACCGTAGTTGGGAAGATACGCTCGAAGAGCTGAAAGCCATTTTTGCTAAAGCCATCAGTGAGAGTCATGGCAATATTTTAATTCCAGCGTTTTCCGTCGGGCGCTCGCAAGAGCTGTTGTATCTGTTTCACCTCTATGCCAAAGAATGGGATTTGGGCCGCTGGCAAATCTGTCTCGACAGCCCGATGGCTATCGAAGCAACCAAAGTGTATGTGCGTAATTACCCGTTAATGGATGATGATTTTCGGCGATTAGTGCAACTTCAACCCGGTAACCACCCACTGCTGAGCAACGTGCAGTTTGTGCAAAGCACTGAAGAATCGATGGCATTGAATGAAATTCATCGAGGGCTGATCATCATCGCCGGTAGTGGCATGTGCAATGGCGGACGTATTCGCAGTCATCTGGCACACAATCTGTTCCGGCCAGAATGCGACATTATTATCTGTGGCTTCCAGGCACTTGGTACGCCTGGTCGGTTGCTGGTAGACGGTGCTACGGAACTGACGGTGCATGGCAACACGGTGCCAGTAAATGCCCTGATCCACACCGTTGGTGGTCTGTCGGCTCATGCCGATCAGCAGGAATTGCTCGGTTGGTATCGGCATTTTAAACAGACGCCACCAGTGATATTGGTGCATGGTGAACCCCAGGCCCAGGAAACCTTCCAGCAGGTATTGCGCCAGGCGGATCCTTCGCCGCAGGTTGTGATCGCCAACATGGGGGATAAAGTGGATCTCAGTGCGCTGCCGACACTGACCTGGTTGAGCTGA
- a CDS encoding DMT family transporter, translated as MSASAARLGLIFMSTTVIFWGVMPIALKLSAEFIDPVTLTWFRFGVAFVVTLLQQWWMGGLAEFTRLRRRDWVKLGLAALLLIGNYVTFVLALKYLAPGTVQLNFQTSSFFLALGGVLFFGERFSRIQLLCFSALAVGMLLFFNPFLAGASGGGKVLLGVAIVQLSVISWVSYALLQKSLGQRLSPVNVLLFIYGFSVPVLLPFAHLQPFMVMSSDQWWIAIFCAVSTLVAYGCFGQAMKYWPAAQVGALMTLTPVLSFLATDLVVQLGWWQNSFASSHLNLLSKMGVVLIVMSVMLVQLLPHWQQRQLRCPQN; from the coding sequence TTGTCTGCCAGTGCTGCCCGTCTAGGGTTGATATTTATGTCCACCACGGTCATTTTCTGGGGGGTAATGCCTATCGCCCTGAAATTGTCTGCGGAGTTTATTGATCCTGTCACTTTGACCTGGTTCCGCTTTGGCGTCGCTTTTGTGGTGACATTATTGCAACAGTGGTGGATGGGCGGACTTGCCGAATTTACTCGGTTACGACGCCGCGACTGGGTCAAATTGGGGCTGGCGGCATTGCTGCTGATAGGCAATTATGTCACCTTTGTGTTGGCGCTTAAGTATCTGGCGCCAGGGACAGTACAACTGAATTTCCAGACTTCTTCATTTTTCCTGGCATTAGGTGGCGTACTGTTTTTCGGTGAGCGTTTCTCTCGGATACAGTTACTCTGTTTCTCCGCGCTTGCTGTTGGCATGCTGTTGTTCTTTAATCCGTTTTTGGCAGGTGCCAGCGGTGGCGGCAAAGTGCTGCTGGGGGTGGCTATCGTGCAGCTTTCGGTGATTAGCTGGGTAAGCTATGCCTTACTACAGAAATCCCTTGGTCAGCGTTTGTCTCCGGTGAATGTGTTGCTCTTTATCTACGGTTTTTCTGTGCCGGTGTTATTGCCGTTCGCGCATCTGCAGCCGTTTATGGTAATGAGCAGCGATCAGTGGTGGATTGCCATTTTCTGTGCTGTCAGCACCTTAGTGGCATATGGCTGCTTTGGTCAGGCAATGAAATACTGGCCCGCTGCGCAAGTCGGGGCGTTAATGACGCTGACGCCGGTGCTGAGTTTTCTGGCAACCGATTTAGTCGTGCAACTTGGCTGGTGGCAGAACAGCTTTGCGTCTTCACACCTCAATTTGTTGTCGAAGATGGGCGTAGTGTTGATTGTGATGTCGGTGATGTTGGTGCAGCTGTTGCCCCACTGGCAACAACGCCAATTACGCTGTCCGCAAAACTAG